In the Helianthus annuus cultivar XRQ/B chromosome 11, HanXRQr2.0-SUNRISE, whole genome shotgun sequence genome, one interval contains:
- the LOC110889464 gene encoding eukaryotic translation initiation factor 5 isoform X1, which yields MTPITIVARKVASIVDDYFTNDDVDLAASKLKELGPSEYNPYLIKRLVSMTMDRHDMEKEKLFIRMSSVLHKSSKNIGASNSDDAFYRYKMPKMITKIEGRGNGIKTNIVNMVDVAKSLARPASYTTKYFGCELGAQSKFDEKTGVSLVNGSHDTAKLAGLLENFIKKYVPCYCCGNPKREILITKTQMVQLKCVACGFVSDVDMRDKLTSFILKNPPEQKKNSKDKKVMTRAEEERLKEGEAADKIKKKLIKDVKKTKDKTSTKKKGNASDEDHTSPTLSHTGDKDDGSGEEDDDCFARHRRCCSATGLTRGRIVLQVLTGITTSWNHCL from the exons ATGACCCCAATTACGATAGTGGCAAG AAAGGTGGCATCCATCGTTGATGATTACTTTACCAATGATGATGTGGATTTAGCAGCATCTAAACTCAAGGAACTCGGGCCATCTGAATACAACCCTTATTTGATTAAGAGGCTTGTATCAATGACCATGGATAGGCATGACATGGAGAAAGAAAAGCTCTTTATTCGGATGTCATCAGTTCTGCACAAATCAAGCAAG AATATTGGTGCCAGCAACAGCGATGATGCCTTTTACAGGTACAAGATGCCGAAAATGATTACCAAAATTGAGGGGCGTGGAAATGGCATCAAAACAAATATCGTCAACATGGTGGATGTTGCCAAATCTTTGGCTAGACCAGCTTCGTATACTACGAAATACTTCGGATGTGAGCTTGGAGCACAATCAAAATTCGATGAAAAAACGGGGGTGTCGCTTGTGAACGGTTCTCATGACACAGCAAAACTAGCTGGTCTTCTTGAGAATTTTATCAAAAAGTATGTTCCGTGTTACTGTTGTGGGAACCCGAAGAGGGAGATACTGATTACGAAGACGCAGATGGTTCAGTTAAAATGTGTTGCGTGTGGTTTTGTGTCTGATGTGGACATGAGAGACAAGCTGACGTCGTTTATCTTGAAGAATCCACCTGAGCAGAAGAAGAATTCGAAAGACAAGAAGGTGATGACGCGGGCTGAGGAGGAGCGGTTAAAGGAAGGTGAAGCGGCGGATAAGATAAAAAAGAAGCTGATAAAAGACGTGAAGAAGACGAAAGATAAAACATCGACCAAAAAGAAAGGTAATGCTTCTGATGAGGATCACACTTCGCCAACTCTAAGCCACACTGGAGACAAGGATGACGGTTCTGGCGAAGAAGATGACGATTGTTTCGCCCGCCACCGACGCTGCTGCTCCGCCACCGGTCTCACCAG GGGTAGGATTGTACTTCAAGTTCTTACTGGAATCACAACTTCTTGGAATCATTGTTTGTAG
- the LOC110889464 gene encoding eukaryotic translation initiation factor 5 isoform X2: protein MTPITIVARKVASIVDDYFTNDDVDLAASKLKELGPSEYNPYLIKRLVSMTMDRHDMEKEKLFIRMSSVLHKSSKNIGASNSDDAFYRYKMPKMITKIEGRGNGIKTNIVNMVDVAKSLARPASYTTKYFGCELGAQSKFDEKTGVSLVNGSHDTAKLAGLLENFIKKYVPCYCCGNPKREILITKTQMVQLKCVACGFVSDVDMRDKLTSFILKNPPEQKKNSKDKKVMTRAEEERLKEGEAADKIKKKLIKDVKKTKDKTSTKKKGNASDEDHTSPTLSHTGDKDDGSGEEDDDCFARHRRCCSATGLTRHAQIRS from the exons ATGACCCCAATTACGATAGTGGCAAG AAAGGTGGCATCCATCGTTGATGATTACTTTACCAATGATGATGTGGATTTAGCAGCATCTAAACTCAAGGAACTCGGGCCATCTGAATACAACCCTTATTTGATTAAGAGGCTTGTATCAATGACCATGGATAGGCATGACATGGAGAAAGAAAAGCTCTTTATTCGGATGTCATCAGTTCTGCACAAATCAAGCAAG AATATTGGTGCCAGCAACAGCGATGATGCCTTTTACAGGTACAAGATGCCGAAAATGATTACCAAAATTGAGGGGCGTGGAAATGGCATCAAAACAAATATCGTCAACATGGTGGATGTTGCCAAATCTTTGGCTAGACCAGCTTCGTATACTACGAAATACTTCGGATGTGAGCTTGGAGCACAATCAAAATTCGATGAAAAAACGGGGGTGTCGCTTGTGAACGGTTCTCATGACACAGCAAAACTAGCTGGTCTTCTTGAGAATTTTATCAAAAAGTATGTTCCGTGTTACTGTTGTGGGAACCCGAAGAGGGAGATACTGATTACGAAGACGCAGATGGTTCAGTTAAAATGTGTTGCGTGTGGTTTTGTGTCTGATGTGGACATGAGAGACAAGCTGACGTCGTTTATCTTGAAGAATCCACCTGAGCAGAAGAAGAATTCGAAAGACAAGAAGGTGATGACGCGGGCTGAGGAGGAGCGGTTAAAGGAAGGTGAAGCGGCGGATAAGATAAAAAAGAAGCTGATAAAAGACGTGAAGAAGACGAAAGATAAAACATCGACCAAAAAGAAAGGTAATGCTTCTGATGAGGATCACACTTCGCCAACTCTAAGCCACACTGGAGACAAGGATGACGGTTCTGGCGAAGAAGATGACGATTGTTTCGCCCGCCACCGACGCTGCTGCTCCGCCACCGGTCTCACCAGGCATGCACAAATTAGGAGTTAA
- the LOC110889465 gene encoding thioredoxin domain-containing protein PLP3A gives MDPDSVKSTLQTLAYGNVMAAAARDYQKELLAQEKAQASSSRNEDVDLDELMDDPELEKLHADRIAALKREAEKRQSLTKKGHGEYREITEGDFLGEVTGSVKVICHFYHREFYRCKIMDKHLKALAPNHLDTKFIKIDAENSPFFVTKLGIKTLPCVILFRNGIAGDRLVGFQDLGGKDDFTTRRLEALLIKKGIIDEKKKEDDEEAEYDESRRRTVRYSTNQDSDSE, from the exons ATGGATCCGGATTCGGTTAAATCAACCCTTCAAACTTTAGCATATGGAAATGTAATGGCTGCAGCTGCTCGTGATTATCAGAAG GAACTGTTAGCTCAAGAAAAGGCGCAAGCCTCGTCCTCTAGGAACGAGGATGTTGATCTTGACGAGTTAATGGAC GACCCTGAGCTGGAAAAGTTACATGCAGATAGAATTGCGGCCCTTAAG AGAGAAGCTGAAAAGAGACAATCGTTGACTAAAAAAGGACATGGAGAATACCGCGAAATAACCGAAGGAGACTTTTTAGGTGAAGTCACTGGTAGTGTAAAAGTGATTTGTCACTTCTACCATAGGGAGTTCTATCGTTGcaa GATAATGGACAAGCATTTGAAGGCTCTTGCACCAAATCATCTCGATACCAAGTTTATTAAAATAGACGCAGAG AATTCCCCGTTCTTCGTCACCAAACTAGGAATCAAGACACTGCCATGTGTCATATTGTTCAG AAACGGAATTGCAGGAGATAGGCTTGTTGGGTTTCAAGATCTTGGAGGAAAAGACGATTTTACGACTAGGAGGCTAGAAGCTTTGTTGATAAAGAAAG GTATAATTGACGAGAAGAAAAAGGAAGACGATGAAGAAGCTGAATATGATGAAAGTAGACGTCGAACAGTTAGATATTCTACAAATCAAGATTCTGACTCTGAGTGA
- the LOC110889464 gene encoding eukaryotic translation initiation factor 5 isoform X4 → MALQNIGASNSDDAFYRYKMPKMITKIEGRGNGIKTNIVNMVDVAKSLARPASYTTKYFGCELGAQSKFDEKTGVSLVNGSHDTAKLAGLLENFIKKYVPCYCCGNPKREILITKTQMVQLKCVACGFVSDVDMRDKLTSFILKNPPEQKKNSKDKKVMTRAEEERLKEGEAADKIKKKLIKDVKKTKDKTSTKKKGNASDEDHTSPTLSHTGDKDDGSGEEDDDCFARHRRCCSATGLTRGRIVLQVLTGITTSWNHCL, encoded by the exons ATGGCGTTGCAGAATATTGGTGCCAGCAACAGCGATGATGCCTTTTACAGGTACAAGATGCCGAAAATGATTACCAAAATTGAGGGGCGTGGAAATGGCATCAAAACAAATATCGTCAACATGGTGGATGTTGCCAAATCTTTGGCTAGACCAGCTTCGTATACTACGAAATACTTCGGATGTGAGCTTGGAGCACAATCAAAATTCGATGAAAAAACGGGGGTGTCGCTTGTGAACGGTTCTCATGACACAGCAAAACTAGCTGGTCTTCTTGAGAATTTTATCAAAAAGTATGTTCCGTGTTACTGTTGTGGGAACCCGAAGAGGGAGATACTGATTACGAAGACGCAGATGGTTCAGTTAAAATGTGTTGCGTGTGGTTTTGTGTCTGATGTGGACATGAGAGACAAGCTGACGTCGTTTATCTTGAAGAATCCACCTGAGCAGAAGAAGAATTCGAAAGACAAGAAGGTGATGACGCGGGCTGAGGAGGAGCGGTTAAAGGAAGGTGAAGCGGCGGATAAGATAAAAAAGAAGCTGATAAAAGACGTGAAGAAGACGAAAGATAAAACATCGACCAAAAAGAAAGGTAATGCTTCTGATGAGGATCACACTTCGCCAACTCTAAGCCACACTGGAGACAAGGATGACGGTTCTGGCGAAGAAGATGACGATTGTTTCGCCCGCCACCGACGCTGCTGCTCCGCCACCGGTCTCACCAG GGGTAGGATTGTACTTCAAGTTCTTACTGGAATCACAACTTCTTGGAATCATTGTTTGTAG
- the LOC110889464 gene encoding eukaryotic translation initiation factor 5 isoform X3 has translation MTPITIVARKVASIVDDYFTNDDVDLAASKLKELGPSEYNPYLIKRLVSMTMDRHDMEKEKLFIRMSSVLHKSSKNIGASNSDDAFYRYKMPKMITKIEGRGNGIKTNIVNMVDVAKSLARPASYTTKYFGCELGAQSKFDEKTGVSLVNGSHDTAKLAGLLENFIKKYVPCYCCGNPKREILITKTQMVQLKCVACGFVSDVDMRDKLTSFILKNPPEQKKNSKDKKVMTRAEEERLKEGEAADKIKKKLIKDVKKTKDKTSTKKKGNASDEDHTSPTLSHTGDKDDGSGEEDDDCFARHRRCCSATGLTSY, from the exons ATGACCCCAATTACGATAGTGGCAAG AAAGGTGGCATCCATCGTTGATGATTACTTTACCAATGATGATGTGGATTTAGCAGCATCTAAACTCAAGGAACTCGGGCCATCTGAATACAACCCTTATTTGATTAAGAGGCTTGTATCAATGACCATGGATAGGCATGACATGGAGAAAGAAAAGCTCTTTATTCGGATGTCATCAGTTCTGCACAAATCAAGCAAG AATATTGGTGCCAGCAACAGCGATGATGCCTTTTACAGGTACAAGATGCCGAAAATGATTACCAAAATTGAGGGGCGTGGAAATGGCATCAAAACAAATATCGTCAACATGGTGGATGTTGCCAAATCTTTGGCTAGACCAGCTTCGTATACTACGAAATACTTCGGATGTGAGCTTGGAGCACAATCAAAATTCGATGAAAAAACGGGGGTGTCGCTTGTGAACGGTTCTCATGACACAGCAAAACTAGCTGGTCTTCTTGAGAATTTTATCAAAAAGTATGTTCCGTGTTACTGTTGTGGGAACCCGAAGAGGGAGATACTGATTACGAAGACGCAGATGGTTCAGTTAAAATGTGTTGCGTGTGGTTTTGTGTCTGATGTGGACATGAGAGACAAGCTGACGTCGTTTATCTTGAAGAATCCACCTGAGCAGAAGAAGAATTCGAAAGACAAGAAGGTGATGACGCGGGCTGAGGAGGAGCGGTTAAAGGAAGGTGAAGCGGCGGATAAGATAAAAAAGAAGCTGATAAAAGACGTGAAGAAGACGAAAGATAAAACATCGACCAAAAAGAAAGGTAATGCTTCTGATGAGGATCACACTTCGCCAACTCTAAGCCACACTGGAGACAAGGATGACGGTTCTGGCGAAGAAGATGACGATTGTTTCGCCCGCCACCGACGCTGCTGCTCCGCCACCGGTCTCACCAG TTATTAG
- the LOC110887701 gene encoding protein FAR1-RELATED SEQUENCE 5-like — translation MASSSSSINNGANIVDTLIGSNDDDGHERIDESTDANNSSYGSHNVRPLRLYDVDQLGDITSHVYITTDGTKFWKPLVSPEYTPTIGMVFDTWSDVENMYKSYAERSGFSVRLGALKKKGTVVTHRYMQCTRSSKPKQTQLESMDPSAFKVSRSSSYKVTDCRARLKLKAISGTTNFFIYGFIEAHNHGLVDKDNLDFTRKRRKLSYDDQRFIHKLSLNKIGPNVAHKIRASLKGGHHNVQGTVVEFKNFTRDLRSFIGKKDAQMVVDTLKSRMINLPNFFFECVVVDGELRSLFWADDVSKCNYEAFGDVLGFDATYHTNQYNMIFVPFTGVDHHKKCVTFGAGLLYDETIGSYTWLLTTFLKAHNNKQPTLVLTDQDAAMKQAVSGVFNKAIHRLCMWHIVRKIPAKIAGDVLENIDLRAAIHKLVWNLFITPEEFEERWNLLMEGLHLKENNWLNEMYEIRDQWVPCYFRDVHMCCLMKTTSRCESSNSLFKTNSSGTNTLVQFLMCFDTAIDGQRYTQRRLEFESNTIAPSMPKNVPIERHASELYTHTLFLEVQKEIYRGMTFCYIASKTPELDGVKIYTIVHTNRQYKDINEFEVSFDTRDRSVSCSCMGYTRLGYLCRHAFCVYRYNQVDEIPVQYQPGRWKRDILPRRVFSMSNRYSADTDAESVIRNEIFDLVIECTDRLRRNIGKLSELSGEIKEIRNRVFREFPTEPACNKTSVVISDLLKQPEDMEVSINPPQGIRNKGCGTNHRLIGPGEKAVVNSAKTTRLCGKCKKYVNDHDSRNCEKVRAAKEAAAAAAKAAKAGNVTVPEDSCHVGVVDLSNGDTSVGPSSRICTRATRRSTRRSTIRSSDPLEE, via the exons ATGGCTTCATCCAGCAGTTCTATAAACAATGGTGCAAATATTGTTGACACATTAATCGGTTCTAACGATGATGACGGACATGAACGCATCGATGAGTCAACTGATGCTAACAATTCAAGTTATGGCAGTCATAATGTCCGTCCATTACGTCTGTATGACGTTGATCAATTag GAGATATAACCAGCCATGTATACATAACAACTGATGGAACAAAGTTCTGGAAACCTTTGGTGTCTCCTGAATATACACCTACTATCGGAATGGTTTTTGACACATGGAGCGACGTTGAGAATATGTACAAGTCTTATGCTGAGAGGTCTGGGTTTTCTGTACGTTTGGGTGCCTTGAAGAAAAAGGGAACGGTTGTTACACATAGGTATATGCAATGTACCAGATCCAGTAAACCTAAGCAAACACAACTTGAATCGATGGACCCTAGTGCTTTTAAAGTATCTCGAAGTAGCAGCTACAAAGTTACTGACTGCAGGGCGCGGCTAAAGCTTAAAGCTATCTCAGGCACTACAAACTTCTTCATTTACGGTTTTATTGAAGCTCATAATCATGGATTGGTCGACAAGGACAATCTGGACTTTACCAGAAAAAGGAGGAAACTTAGTTATGACGACCAGAGGTTCATTCACAAACTAAGCTTGAACAAAATTGGCCCTAATGTCGCGCATAAGATTCGAGCTTCGTTAAAGGGTGGGCACCATAATGTACAAGGAACTGTAGTAGAATTCAAAAATTTCACTAGAGATCTACGGTCTTTTATCGGCAAGAAGGATGCACAAATGGTTGTTGATACGTTAAAATCTCGTATGATAAACCTGCCAAATTTCTTTTTTGAATGTGTGGTGGTTGACGGTGAGTTAAGATCATTGTTCTGGGCTGATGACGTATCCAAATGCAATTACGAAGCCTTCGGAGATGTGTTAGGTTTTGATGCAACATATCATACGAATCA gTATAACATGATATTTGTTCCGTTTACCGGTGTCGATCACCATAAAAAGTGTGTCACATTTGGTGCTGGGCTATTATACGATGAAACAATTGGTTCTTACACGTGGTTGCTTACCACATTCCTTAAAGCTCATAACAATAAGCAACCAACGTTGGTGTTGACCGATCAGGATGCTGCGATGAAGCAAGCAGTTTCTGGTGTATTCAATAAAGCTATTCACCGGCTGTGTATGTGGCATATTGTAAGGAAAATTCCTGCAAAG ATTGCAGGTGATGTATTGGAAAATATAGACTTGAGAGCTGCTATACATAAGCTGGTTTGGAATTTGTTTATCACACCTGAAGAATTTGAAGAAAGATGGAATTTGCTTATGGAAGGGTTACACTTGAAAGAAAATAATTGGCTGAACGAGATGTATGAGATTAGGGATCAATGGGTTCCGTGCTATTTTAGGGATGTGCACATGTGTTGTctaatgaaaaccacctcgaggtGCGAGAGTTCGAATTCCCTGTTTAAAACAAATTCTAGTGGAACAAACACGCTCGTGCAATTCTTGATGTGTTTCGACACAGCAATTGATGGGCAACGGTACACTCAACGCAGATTGGAGTTCGAAAGTAACACAATAGCACCATCAATGCCGAAGAACGTGCCTATTGAAAGACATGCCTCGGAGTTATATACACATACGCTGTTTTTGGAGGTGCAAAAAGAGATATACAGAGGCATGACATTCTGCTATATTGCTTCAAAAACCCCAGAACTTGATGGGGTAAAAATTTATACCATTGTTCATACTAACAGGCAGTACAAAGATATTAATGAATTTGAG GTCAGTTTTGATACACGTGATAGATCGGTTTCATGTTCGTGTATGGGTTATACGCGCCTTGGCTATTTGTGTAGGCATGCCTTTTGCGTGTATAGATACAACCAGGTTGACGAAATTCCCGTTCAGTATCAACCTGGTAGATGGAAACGAGACATATTGCCAAGGAGGGTTTTTAGCATGTCGAACAGGTATTCTGCTGATACAGACGCGGAATCTGTAATCCGGAATGAGATTTTTGATTTGGTAATTGAGTGTACTGATCGTTTAAGGCGTAATATTGGTAAACTTTCTGAGTTGTCTGGTGAAATTAAAGAAATTAGGAACCGTGTGTTTCGCGAATTCCCGACCGAACCGGCGTGTAACAAGACATCAGTTGTGATCAGTGACCTTCTCAAACAGCCTGAAGATATGGAAGTCTCGATAAATCCGCCACAAGGCATCCGGAACAAAGGGTGCGGTACCAACCATCGACTCATTGGTCCCGGGGAAAAGGCTGTTGTTAATAGTGCTAAAACTACTAGGCTGTGTGGAAAATGCAAGAAATACGTTAATGATCATGACTCACGTAATTGTGAAAAAGTTCGGGCTGCCAAAGAAGCCGCGGCTGCTGCTGCAAAAGCTGCTAAAGCTGGTAATGTTACTGTTCCAGAAGATTCATGTCACGTTGGTGTTGTTGATTTGTCTAACGGTGATACATCTGTTGGACCATCGTCTCGCATTTGTACTCGGGCCACTAGAAGATCCACTAGAAGATCTACCATACGTTCGTCCGACCCGCTTGAAGAGTGA